The genome window GCCTCGATGCGGCAGGCACCGTTGAGCGTGCGAAGACGCGCGGCGGCGGCCTCCGCCTTGTTGCGCGCGGCGGCGGCATCGGCCTCGGTGAACTGGATCTGCCGGTGCAGGTTCATCGCCGCGACGGTGTCGCCATCGGCCAAACGCAGCGTGCCGACGCCCATGCGGACGAGCAGCTCGGCCTGCATCGAACCGAGCGCGCCGCAGCCGACCATGGCGACCGTAAGCCCCGCAAGCGCCTCCTGCCCGGCCGCCCCAAAGCACGGAACGGCGATCTGGCGGATGTAGCGATCCGGCGTCGGAGCCGGGCCCGGAGGAACCGGAGACGGGGGGGAGGCGGCCCCGCGAGCCGCCTCATCAGGCGTGTTTTTGCTGATCGTGCCCATGCGTTCAGCGTACACGCTCTCGTCAGCCCCGTCAAGAGTACGTACCAGGATCTCATGGCAATAGACCCCATAGAGTACCCGGATCGGCTAGCTGAATAGCTTGTACAAACCCTGTGTGCCCAAGTCGTTTCCGCCCTGTGCAGCGAGTCTTTCGTAGAGCGATTTGGCCAGCGACAGACTCGGGGTCTCCAACTTCATCTCGGCGGCAGATTCAAGCGCAATGCCCATGTCCTTGATGAAGTGTTTGACATAGAATCCCGGATCATAGTTGCCGGCAATGATGCGCGGCGCCAGGTTGGTCAGCGACCAACTTCCGGCTGCACCACCGCTGATGCTTTTAAGCACCGTTTCCTGATCCAGTCCGGCTTTTTTTGCATATGCGAGGGCTTCGCAGACGCCCATCATGTTTGCCGCAATGGCGATCTGGTTGGCCATCTTGGTATGCTGCCCGCTGCCGGCCGGACCCTGGAGCACCACGTTCTTCCCCATGACCTGGAACACCGGAAGTGCGGCCTCAAAATCGGACGGCTCCCCGCCAACCATGATCGACAAGCGCGCTTCGCGCGCGCCAAGATCCCCGCCCGAGACCGGCGCATCAAGCGCCGCGAGTCCCTTCTTTTTCGCTTCTGTAAAGATCGTGCGGGCAAGCGAGGGCTTCGATGTCGTCATGTCGATCAACACCGATCCGGCATGGGCTTGGTTGATGATCCCCGCAGCTCCCAGATAGATGTCCTCAACATCCCGGGGAAACCCCACAATGGTGATGATGCAATTGCAGCGTTGCGCGAGTGCGGACGGAGAATCCTGCCACTGCGCGCCTGCGGCGATCAGGTCTTCGGCTTTTGCCTGGGTGCGATTATAAACATGCACCGGATAGCCTGCCTTGAGCAGGTGCCCCGCCATGCTTTTTCCCATAACGCCGATGCCGACAAATCCGATGGTGGTGGTGTCCGGAGTGAGTGCCATTGTGTCTCCTATTCTTATTTGCTGATGACTGATTGAATACCGACTGTATCCTCGATCGCCGCGCGTGCGCCGCGCGCCCGACTGAGGCCACGCGCGATCACGCTTCTGGCGGTCGGGAAGAGGGGGGGTCTCGGTAGTGCTCCGCCAGCACGATGTCCTGCTCGACGGCATCCGTCCACAACGACCAGCCGAACATCCGTTTCGACCGCACCAGTGTATACGGCAGATAGTGCAGCGCACCGATGCGCGCGAGTTCTTTCCACGCCGTCACGCCCTCCTGCAGCGAAGCGATAGCCGCGCGTTTATGTTCTGCTTTGCCCGACAGATCGAAGCGCGCCAAATCGAGCGCCGCGCGGAACTTGTTGACATAGTAGCGTCCCAAATTCTGCCAGGCTTCGAGATCCAGCAGCGTACAGACGATTTCGCCTCCCAGATATTCCCTTGGGATGCTGTTGCGAAGCGCGACGGCGGCAGAGGCTACTGCCGCACTGCTTTCGTCGAGAATCCTGATAATGTCCAGCGGCGTCTCGTCTTCCGTCATGGTGCCGTCACATTCCATTTGAGCAAAATCCCGGATACCGAGCGTGCCGATGGCGGGCATGGGTTTGCCGTTGACAAAGTCAAGAATCGTCTTGAAGCCGGTTGCGGACAGAAGACTTTCGGGATGCCATTCAAAGTCGTAGTTGATCCAGAACAGGCGGTTGACGGCCGGAATGATTCGGGATGCCGCCACCTGCCCATCGTAAAACAGCGGCCCCCACTGCGCGCCCAGCTTGCGAGCAAAGGTGGCTTTCCATACCGCATCCGGCGTTTCGGGATCATAGCCGAGGCGGCCCAGAAGCTGGAACTGAAACCAGTGTTTTTCAAAGTCCCAGGTCCACGTTGCGTGCGAGTGCGGCGCGTGCTGAAAGTCCCGGCCCCACAGGTAGCCGTCGGCTCCCCAATAGTAGCCGTGAACGTAGGGCTTTCGCATGCCGTGCATGTAGGCTCGAATATAAGACGGATCACCCCAGCGCAGGGTGTGAATATCGTCGTTGCGGACCGTATAGATGGCCTTGATGTCTGTGCCAATCGCAATGTTGTCCCACGCTTTCCACAGCTTTTCGAACTGGGGCAAGGGGTGGGAATACATGTGCGCGTTGGAATACTTCCACGAAATGTATTTCTCGGTGCCAGGGTAAATGTCGAAAAAGACCTGTTTAGTGACTGCCGCATTGCCGCAATTGGTCCGATGAATAAAGGGCACAGTGCGGCCCGATTGTCTTACCGCTTCGGCGTACACTTCGGCAACCCACGTGTGGCGCACGTGGATGTCGCCGACCATCTCTTCGCTGGCCGTTGTTCCGATGCCCGTCAGATCACGGTAAGTCAACAGCAGGGTTTTAAGGCACTCGATGAAATAATCCTTGATGATGTTCTGATGCTGAATCGATTGGTAGGCGGTTCGGATGGTATTGGGCAGACGGTTACTGTCGTCGTGTACGATGTCGTACTGATCGTTCATGTCGCCCAGCTGTTCAGGCAGTCCGAGGCCACGGGCCACACCAGGCATGATGCGAATGTTCCAGGTGATCAGGTAGGTCTGGATACCACGGTCGCGCGCATGACGAAAAATGAACGCATACACATCCATGTACCGCTGCAGCTCGGTGTCGCCATACGGGCAGGTCTCCGGATATTTCACCAGCCGGAACATCATGTGGAACGGATGTTCAGACCACAGGCTCAGGCAGTTGTACCGGTTGAGCGCCAACCGGTCTATGTAGTCGCGCCAGAACGCGATGGACATGCAGGTCTCGACATTCTTTTCGAACGGATCGCCGGTGTCATAGGGCTCAAAGGGGAGGTTAAACTTGACGCCGCGCATGGGATGAAACGGACGGCCCGATTTGGGCGCTAGCGCGTCGAGGCCGAACAGCTCGATCGTTTCGGCGCAGTCGAACAGCGCGTACATGGCGCCGACCGCATCACGTCCTGTCAGGAACGTCGTTCGCGCCTCGGTGGTTATCTCGAATCCCTCTGCGGAGCAGTCCTCAGGGAGCGGTCGGCGTATGGCCTTTTCGCAGGACACCACAATCGCACGCTCGAGGGTCTCGCCCGCATACGCATCAAGCGGACGGACAACATGAAAGCAGCCCCGCCGCTCAAGGGCTGCGCAGAGTTGCTGCATACCGAATGCGATCGTGGAAAATCGCGTGTCACTGTAGAGAACCATGAGAAACCTCGTGTTTGAATAGCCGCACACGCCGCCTCCATCCGTCAGCAGAGCGTGTGTGAGCGCATGCCAAGTCGGTCAGTCGGAAACACCTTCATTCCCGCGCAGGTCTTCATACTCCAGACTCCCTTGATATCGGCACGCTGTCTCGTCGTTTATTTGGCGCGGGCCGCGCTCATTCACCCACACCCTGACACTGGGTACACTAAACGAAGTCACTCATCCAAATGCGTACCGCATCCGGTCGCAGTAATACCGGACGTTATCCCATTGGGCATCCGGGGCAATGCGATGGTCGGGGCATGGGATGTACCCGCCAAGCGCGACCAACGGCTTGAGCCGCTCGATCTCGGCGTCCACAGCGGCCCGGTCATGCGCAAACACCGTCTTGTTCATCCCTCCGACGCCGCGCAATTCCTTTCCATATTTTTCACGCCACGGACGAATGCTCGCGCCCCAGGTGCCCACCTCGATGGGAAACATCGTGTTGACGCCGTTCTTGATCCAGGTCGGAATCAGGGCGTCGATCATGCCATCACAGTCGACCGAACAGATATCGATCCCGTGTGCGCGCGCCAGATCCGTGATGCGCTTGTAGTGGGGGCCTACCTTCTCCTCGAACACCGACGGCGTGATCAGCGGCCCGTTCTTGAAACAGATATCCTCCCAGAAGTGGATGAAATCGAAGGCGACGCCGGACTTCAAAGCAACCTGCACGTTCCGATAGCAGAGATCGGCGTTGGCATCGATGATCTCGGTAAAGAGCGCTTCGTCATCCGCCAGCAGATAGCAGGAGCCTTCCACGGTCAGAACATTCCGAATACTCCCGTACAAGCTGCCGCAATGCAACCCATAGGGGTTTTCGCGCGACGCAGCGGCGCGCTGTTTCGCCAGCACCGCCAGGTCCACACGCTGCTCACTCCACTGGTAGCGATGCTTGTAGTGCTCCTCCCAGGCCGCCCGATCCTTCAGTAGGTAATCCACATGCGCCGGGATAGACCCCGCACCGGGCTTGCTCAAGTACGTCACGCCATCCCCACCCCGGACATGCTTCGTGCCGTCCGGAAACTCCGCCACCACCTTGCTCTCAAACTCCGGGGTGAGGCCGCAATTCATGTACGACATGCACTGCCAACCGAAGTCGAACCCCAGCCTGGCGTTCAGGGCGATGTCCACAGAATTGCCGTCGCCCCAACCGCGTATCTCCTCCTCGCGCAGGTGTCCTTCGCACACCCACTTCTCCAGCGTCTCGGGCCAATAGCCGAAATGCACGACCGGCATCCGATCATACGATTGATCATGCAAAATGGCTGCTGTTCGTTCCCTGTTGTTCATCGGTGTCGCTGTTCCTTTCGTCAGTAGCCAACCGGCGTCATCGCTCCCGGCTCGTCAGGACCACGCTCCCGTAACCCGGCAGCCGCAGGCTTTCGCCCACGGCCTTGCCGGTGATCAGGTCGCGGTGGCGGCCTTGGCCCATCTCCACGGTCTGGGGCGTCCTCCGGAAGTTCAGCACGAATGTCCAGGTGGTCTCGCCGTCCGTCCGGGTCCGGACCAGGACCCCCTCCGGGATCCGGCCGGGCACCGCAGACCGGATGCCGAGCGTCGTGGTGACGGCGCCGTAGAGCGCGTCCAGGAAGTCTTCATCGGTCTTGGCCCCGATGTAGATGGCCTTGCCCTTGCCCTGCCGGTGCATCGTCACC of Lentisphaerota bacterium contains these proteins:
- a CDS encoding NAD(P)-dependent oxidoreductase, with the protein product MALTPDTTTIGFVGIGVMGKSMAGHLLKAGYPVHVYNRTQAKAEDLIAAGAQWQDSPSALAQRCNCIITIVGFPRDVEDIYLGAAGIINQAHAGSVLIDMTTSKPSLARTIFTEAKKKGLAALDAPVSGGDLGAREARLSIMVGGEPSDFEAALPVFQVMGKNVVLQGPAGSGQHTKMANQIAIAANMMGVCEALAYAKKAGLDQETVLKSISGGAAGSWSLTNLAPRIIAGNYDPGFYVKHFIKDMGIALESAAEMKLETPSLSLAKSLYERLAAQGGNDLGTQGLYKLFS